DNA sequence from the Salmo trutta chromosome 28, fSalTru1.1, whole genome shotgun sequence genome:
ctGTTCCtcggccatcattgaaaataatcatttgttcttaactgacttgcctagttaaataaaaaaaatgtacaggtGTAATCAATCTGGTAATAGCTCCACCTTGCCCTCGAGGAGGGTACAACAGAACAGTGTTTTGCATTTTAAATTCAACGGAAAAAGGTAGTGAACGACCAGTTGAAGAACAGTGTGATTATGGAAGCCCAGAAGAAGATTGTATGGTGTGTGCTTCACGCGTTTTCAAATTTTAAATAGTCACATCCATATTGATCAGGCCACAACCACCAAACGGGCACAAATTTACCTCAAAGGCTGTTGAAGAATGGCGCGCACCATTTTGGGGACACGTGTCTTTCAGTACAAACCGTCACACAATGTAGCAAGCATTGAATCGCACTGAATGCACCCTGTGCATAGGGATTAGGGGACGATTTGGGATTGGCCCATAGACTACTACCCAATCAGTGGCTCATAATGGAGTGCTTTTTAATATCACTAGCACAAAATGATCAACAAATCAGCTGTTCTGAGAGCAGCAGAAAACAATGTTCCCTACCCAGAATTACATTTAGTTCAATTTACCAGTAGTCATAAGTCTTGTACTTTATCCGTTTAAGAATAACCAACAAACACTACAAAAAGCATCTGCCCTGAAATGTAAAAAGCGTTTTCCCTTTATAGATAATCATTTTCGTTTGCCCCATTTGTACATGTTTCTTTTATCACACAGCAAGTCATGGGCACTTTTCTTGTGGCATACAATATGCACCAGCTTTAGATTCTCCCGAGTGAACAGCATTTTATAAAAATAGTCCAGGTTTATGTTGCTGCTCTTGCGGTTCTGTAGTGCTTCCACCAGGGCAGGAATGACCGTCCTCTTCTTCTCAATCCTGGGACAGAGATTTCTACAGATTTGATCCATAACCGACAGGACATACATAACATTCCAATTGATAATTAAGCAAGCTTTTTTGTAATACTGTTTCAAACATGATTGTGAACCTGACATTCTGAATGACATTAATAACCGTTATTCACTAAACCCACCTGTGGTCCAAGTTCCAGGTGCTAAAGAGAATCCGGCTCTCTCGGTTGCCATAGGGGTTGATGGAGTGGAGGGAAATGCATTCATCCTGGTCAAATGCACcctgaggaaaggagagggatgggggaaggacaCAGGCTATAAGACAGGATGCTATGGAGCCAAACATGATCTGGTACTGTTGGTAACCATTCATATCTCCATCATGACTGTGACCATTGTACATCACATAATTAATTATGTTGTGTTTATGCTTTATTATAGTCAAATTCTACATTACTAGCCACTTTCAGGTTCATAAATGTTACCTGACAGGAGAACCATCCATCCTCGGTGCATAGTCGATTGAGTTCCTTCTCTGTCCTGTTAAAGTAGCAGCCATTGTACTTGTCAGACTTCAGCTGCATCACCAAGGACTCTGCAGTCTTCTTGTATTCAGCCTTGAGTTTAGGCTTTTGGATTGTTTGAGCATAACTATCCACCTGTGAATAAGCAAACTATAAAATCAGTCATGAGTAAGTATATTCTTTCCCCTCAGAAAATAGAAGGGCAGATAACAATTTGAAGTAGATTTGTTAAAATGAGATACTCCTTGAGGAGCACTTCTTGACAGTCCCAACCACTTTCAGTGTCAAACCAAAGCATCAGTAATACAGTTTTACCTCCTTCATGTATCCACGAATCCTGCTCTCACAGTTGTACTTCATGTAGGCCGATTTGGTCTTAAATCTGACATCAATTCCTGAAAGCACAGAAATGGAAGAGTGCAACTTTAAAAAGGCACAGTTTGTTTCAGCTAAATATAAAAAGTGTCTTATACTTTGCTCCATCTTGCTTTTGGCTATCACATTGTTTCCTGCAGGATTTCTTTCCATCCCAAGATAGAGGACTTTTTACCTTGGAACCAGTCTTCATCGTCTTCTCTGTTTTCAGTCTCAGAGCTGTCCTTCAAATGCAGCAGCAGTTCCCCCAGGAGTTTGCGTCTCTTTGGAGACCGCTCGTCAGAGAGAAGCCCCTTAGCCGCATCAATCAGAAGATCTGAGTTCCTGTCGGTGTCCAGCAACCGGACTATGTCACAGACAACTGGAATAATAACAAATCATACCTGTTATTTAAATTGATTCACAGAACAACTTTTGTTAGCTACACATCTAAGCCATGGCACCAATGTGACCAACTGGGTTTGAAGCCCAGACAGCCTAACTGGCCAACCTGGACTCTGAGGTAGACGTAATAGTAAATGTAAGTCTGGaacactccaattagtatgatatgttgcgtttcttatggtatgtattaatttgtggatgtccatcatccatttcgtatgatacgTTATGAATTaaaattaatattaatactgtatgtaacaaattgcaattcgtacaatatgtttctaattccaatttgttgtggctaacgttggctaggtggctaaagttagctaggttaggggttagaatgaAGATGAgtagttaggttaaagggttaaggttagggcagtgtttcccaggaccaagtttgggaaacactgggttTGGGGAAGGGTTAGCTTACATGCTAAGTAATTGTAAAGTAGAAGGGAGTCGCAAAGTTGCTAAAgctgtccgtgatgagatttaaACACGCAACCTTTACGTTGCTAGATGTTAGCGTTATCCACCCTACTTTTtacttaagtaaccttctgtcttatgcaaccataccaaacatatcatactaatttgggtgtcccggatttacattttctatgttacGTCTGGTCTGAGACCACGCTGCACTGGCAAGCATCACTGGCAGGTAAAGTTAAGCTACACATTAGTGAGTGTGGTTAACTGCTCTTCCTACAAATTAAAGCATGGCTAATCCATCCTTTTCAAATCCATTAACTCAATTATTTGCCTACATAAAGTATTTGAAGTGCATATTTAAATTAGTATTGTTATCATATATTTACCATGCACAACTACATAAAGTAGGTCTCGTCATTATATGAATGTGCATGCAACCAAGTCTAAGGTGGTTGGTTGGCTTGTTGTTTGTTTTAACTGTTTTTTTTACAGTCACAATGTTTAACTCACATCCGCTCCAGCTCTCATCCATGGCAAGAAGGACAAGTTCAGCATGGTCTGGAAGACTTCGGAAATAGTCCTCTGACAATTCTGTTCCATCTTCATACAAGCAAATATGCGAACCGACGAGTGGAACCTATAAGAAAAGGATTCACATAATTTAAACAAAAGAACAATGTAACTTTCATTATCGCCACTTCCTTATTGCAGGTCTAGACCAGCTGTTTCGGTCTGGTAGCAATAGAATGTGCTAAATATTGCTAAACTACTGGTCGAAATCGTACCTGTAGAAGTTTACTCCCCTTTTTGAGAAGCTCTTTCAGACTTGTTGCAGCCACCCCATGTTTTGTAGTTTCATTCAGACTTCTTATTTTGACAAGTTTGTTTTTTCTGAAAAGTCCAAACATCGCGTCTTTTCTTCTATGAAGACCATTGTGCAGAAACACGCAAAGAAAGGAATCATACTGCCAACTACTGGACAGGCTGTAAAATTATCCAAtattcttcttctatggtatattGGCGATCACACAATTAAATGTGATTTCCGGATGGAACCAGGATTCCCCAAAAAACGTACAAATTaccataatttaaaaaataataccGATCTGGTCACTACACAGGGGAGCCTGGGAGGGTGGGTCTTCCGGCACCAGTACCCGTTGCAAGTCTTCAGATGAAAAATCCTTAAGTCCTGAAAACATTTCTGCTGCAGCCACAATAATGTCCAGTTTCTTAGACTTCTTTGAGAATTGTGGTGTATAGTTTATAACTGTGACAATGAACGCAACAAAATCCACCTTTTTAACACACAGGGTGTCTTTTGTCTGGCAGCAAACATTTACTACAGGCTATGGTGTATCCACTACCATATCTTCACTAGCATAACGTTTTCTCAATTATTTTAATCGCCTCAGCATAGGATATTTGATTGACAGCTCTAACTTTTGCCATCTCAATATCCTTCACCCTTAAAGGGCACTTCAGGAACTCAGGATCATGAtccccaccacaattgcaacacTGTCGTCCTTCTACACACCGTTCTTCAGTATACTCTGTTCGTCTGCACACACTTGAAAGATGGCCAAATCCTTTACAAGTCTTACACTACAGTGGTTTGGGGACGAAAGCTCTTACGGCTTATCTTACATAACCAAGCTTCACATGCGTAGGTATTTAATCTTTATTAAAAAACAACAGGACCAACAGACTTACTTATTTTTCCCCATTCACCCAGCGGGTCAGACGCCGGGCACCAATCACACCAGGAATTCTCTTCATGTATTCAACCTGAACATCCGTTGTCACCCCTGAGATGACTCCGTTGACCGGTGCTCTACTCCGAAGTTCAAAACACAAAACTTCTGTTGCCCGGATTCTTCTGAGGACCACTGCAATCTTCCACTGCTCTTCAGAAATACATTTCATCAAAATAAGACAActcctggtcactctgacagactccACTTTTCCAAGCGCATTCTTAACCATTTTCGACACCTCAAATGGGTTTCCCACATATGCATCCTTACTCAACAAGATGCGATTCATTATCATTCACACACGTATATTCCACTCTAATTTGAGACAATTTCCTTTTTGTTACAGTTTTTGATACTACTGTTATCCATTCAGAACATTCGTCTCTTATGCAATTTTCAATTCAAAAGCTTTATTAGCATGAGAAACATACACCATTTATACAAAAGTATGGggataccccttcaaatgagtggattcggttatttcagcaacacccattgctgacaggtgtatagaatTGAGCactcagccatgcaatctccatagacaaacattggcagtagactgGCCTTACAGAAACATACACCATTTATACAAAAGTATGGggataccccttcaaatgagtggattcggttatttcagcaacacccattgctgacaagtgtataaaattgagcactcagccatgcaatctccatagacaaacattggcagtagaatggccttactgaagagctcagtgactttcaatgtggcaccgttatagcatgccacctttccaacaagtcagttcatcaaatttctgccctgctagagctgccctggtcaa
Encoded proteins:
- the LOC115165848 gene encoding DNA fragmentation factor subunit beta; its protein translation is MFGLFRKNKLVKIRSLNETTKHGVAATSLKELLKKGSKLLQVPLVGSHICLYEDGTELSEDYFRSLPDHAELVLLAMDESWSGFVCDIVRLLDTDRNSDLLIDAAKGLLSDERSPKRRKLLGELLLHLKDSSETENREDDEDWFQGIDVRFKTKSAYMKYNCESRIRGYMKEVDSYAQTIQKPKLKAEYKKTAESLVMQLKSDKYNGCYFNRTEKELNRLCTEDGWFSCQGAFDQDECISLHSINPYGNRESRILFSTWNLDHRIEKKRTVIPALVEALQNRKSSNINLDYFYKMLFTRENLKLVHIVCHKKSAHDLLCDKRNMYKWGKRK